From Peptoanaerobacter stomatis, one genomic window encodes:
- a CDS encoding ACP S-malonyltransferase: MKICFLYGGQGSQKMGMGKDFYDNYPIFKDFYDSINLHFDLKEYSFEKSDEEIAQTQYTQPIMVAFQIGITKILNEKNIFPSIVGGLSIGEYSAFYASNILTDKDAMKIAEKRGLAMAQNSKMKCKMMAIIGADETLVRNTCEEISEKGEYPVEISNLNCPGQIVIAGEENAVDEVVSVLKENGVRKALALKVSNAFHTSYMQSASEELEHIFKDIKFSEPIIPVGLNLDASIYSQDIYDEDKCKQIMVKQVKNTVHFGKELENIIKQDIDVFVEIGFSSVIKGFMKKVDPSKKVYEIYSVETLENFVKDMESL, from the coding sequence ATGAAAATATGTTTTTTATATGGTGGTCAAGGTAGTCAAAAAATGGGTATGGGTAAAGACTTTTATGATAATTATCCTATATTCAAAGATTTTTATGACAGCATAAACTTGCACTTTGATTTAAAGGAGTATTCATTTGAAAAATCAGATGAAGAAATAGCTCAAACTCAATATACACAACCTATAATGGTAGCTTTTCAAATAGGTATTACTAAGATATTGAATGAGAAGAATATATTTCCGTCAATAGTAGGAGGCCTTAGTATAGGAGAATATAGTGCATTTTATGCAAGTAATATTTTAACTGATAAAGATGCTATGAAAATAGCTGAAAAAAGAGGTCTTGCTATGGCACAAAACAGCAAGATGAAATGTAAAATGATGGCTATAATAGGAGCAGATGAAACACTTGTAAGAAATACTTGCGAAGAAATAAGCGAAAAAGGTGAGTATCCTGTAGAAATATCAAACCTTAATTGTCCTGGACAAATAGTTATAGCAGGAGAAGAAAATGCAGTAGATGAAGTAGTATCTGTGTTAAAAGAAAATGGTGTCAGAAAGGCACTTGCACTTAAAGTCAGCAATGCTTTTCATACTTCTTATATGCAAAGTGCATCCGAAGAATTGGAACATATATTCAAGGATATAAAATTCAGTGAACCTATAATACCTGTAGGCTTAAATTTAGATGCAAGTATATATTCTCAAGATATATACGATGAAGATAAATGTAAACAGATAATGGTAAAACAAGTAAAAAATACTGTACATTTTGGAAAAGAATTAGAAAATATCATAAAACAGGACATAGATGTATTTGTTGAAATAGGATTTTCTTCAGTTATAAAAGGTTTTATGAAAAAAGTAGATCCAAGTAAAAAAGTATATGAAATATATTCTGTGGAAACACTTGAAAACTTTGTCAAGGATATGGAGAGTTTATAA
- the fabG gene encoding 3-oxoacyl-[acyl-carrier-protein] reductase, with protein sequence MDNKSAIITGASRGIGKAIAIQLAKDGYNVAISYQNSEESAKEVQKECEEFGVKAIIVKGDLSLEKDCENLISEAMSEFGRIDILVNNAGITKDNLILKMNIDDFMEVIQTNLVSAFNCSRFASKIMVRQRSGKIINISSVSGLYGNAGQANYSSAKAGLIGLTKTLAKELSKRNITVNAIAPGFINTDMVGKFPKEFIDEVSKKIPLGKIGNTQDIAKTVSFLANSDYITGQVIVVDGGLSLG encoded by the coding sequence ATGGATAATAAATCAGCAATAATAACCGGAGCAAGTAGAGGAATCGGAAAAGCAATAGCCATTCAACTGGCAAAAGATGGCTATAATGTAGCTATATCATATCAAAATAGTGAAGAAAGTGCCAAAGAAGTACAAAAAGAATGCGAAGAATTCGGTGTAAAAGCCATAATTGTAAAAGGTGATTTATCGCTTGAAAAAGACTGTGAAAATCTGATAAGTGAAGCTATGTCTGAGTTTGGCAGAATAGATATTCTTGTGAATAATGCCGGCATTACTAAGGATAATTTGATATTGAAGATGAATATAGATGATTTTATGGAGGTAATACAGACTAATTTAGTGTCAGCATTTAATTGTAGCAGATTTGCCTCTAAGATAATGGTTAGACAGAGAAGCGGAAAGATAATAAACATATCAAGTGTAAGCGGACTTTACGGAAATGCGGGGCAAGCAAACTATTCATCGGCAAAAGCCGGTCTTATAGGTCTTACAAAAACATTGGCAAAAGAATTGTCTAAAAGAAATATAACGGTAAATGCAATAGCACCAGGTTTTATAAATACAGATATGGTTGGAAAATTTCCAAAAGAATTTATTGATGAAGTATCTAAGAAAATTCCTCTTGGAAAAATAGGAAATACACAAGATATTGCAAAGACAGTTTCATTTTTAGCTAATTCTGATTATATAACAGGTCAAGTCATAGTTGTAGATGGAGGTTTAAGTTTAGGATGA
- the fabF gene encoding beta-ketoacyl-ACP synthase II — MRRYVAVTGMGGVTPIGNTLTDIWNNIKNSYCGIDYIKQFDTSNQIVKIAGEVKDLKIEEYLDRKAMRRMDRVNQFGVIAAKMALEDSGLNLDEIDRDKIGTIISSGIGGLDTIQKETEKGVRKGYDNISPFFVPMSIVNMTSAYIAIELGLNGMCNCPVTACAGGTMAIGEAMRLIRHGYLDYAFAGGSESCIIPLGTGGFTAMKALNLHNDISRASIPFDKERDGFVMGEGAGILVLEDLEHARKRNAKIYAIIDGYGTTCDAEHITSPNPEGIFAQKAMENAVLDAENVDKSQIVYINAHGTSTKLNDMCETKAIKNVFGKRAYDMYVSSTKSMTGHLLGASGAVEAIFTILAMNNDFVPPTLNYKVPDEECDLNIVPNVGVNAQIDYALSNSFGFGGHNASILMRKENTLI; from the coding sequence ATGAGAAGATATGTAGCAGTAACGGGAATGGGAGGAGTTACGCCTATCGGCAACACTCTTACAGATATTTGGAACAATATAAAAAATTCTTATTGCGGGATAGATTATATAAAGCAATTTGATACTTCGAATCAGATAGTGAAAATAGCCGGTGAAGTAAAAGATTTGAAGATAGAGGAATATTTAGATAGAAAAGCTATGAGAAGAATGGATAGGGTAAATCAATTCGGAGTTATAGCAGCCAAGATGGCATTAGAAGACAGCGGACTTAACTTAGATGAAATTGATAGAGATAAAATAGGTACAATAATATCATCAGGTATAGGCGGTTTGGATACAATACAAAAAGAGACTGAAAAAGGTGTAAGAAAAGGATATGACAATATATCTCCATTTTTTGTACCTATGTCAATAGTGAATATGACATCAGCATATATAGCGATAGAATTAGGATTAAACGGAATGTGTAATTGTCCTGTAACGGCTTGTGCAGGAGGCACTATGGCTATAGGCGAGGCTATGAGACTTATACGTCATGGATATTTAGATTATGCGTTTGCAGGAGGAAGCGAGTCTTGTATAATACCACTCGGAACAGGTGGATTTACAGCGATGAAAGCACTTAATCTTCACAACGATATATCAAGAGCAAGCATACCTTTTGACAAAGAAAGAGATGGATTTGTAATGGGTGAAGGTGCAGGAATATTAGTTTTGGAAGATTTGGAACACGCAAGGAAAAGAAACGCCAAAATATATGCAATAATAGACGGATATGGTACAACTTGTGATGCTGAGCACATAACATCTCCTAATCCTGAAGGAATATTTGCACAAAAAGCTATGGAAAATGCGGTATTGGACGCTGAAAATGTGGACAAATCACAAATAGTATATATAAATGCACATGGAACATCAACTAAACTTAACGATATGTGTGAAACAAAAGCTATAAAAAATGTGTTCGGTAAAAGAGCTTATGATATGTATGTTAGTTCTACAAAATCTATGACAGGACACTTGCTTGGAGCAAGCGGTGCAGTTGAGGCGATATTTACAATACTTGCTATGAATAATGATTTTGTACCTCCTACTTTGAACTATAAAGTGCCCGATGAAGAATGTGATTTAAACATAGTTCCAAATGTAGGTGTCAATGCACAAATAGATTATGCTCTTAGTAATTCATTTGGATTTGGAGGACATAATGCATCTATCCTTATGAGAAAAGAAAATACTTTAATATAA
- the fabZ gene encoding 3-hydroxyacyl-ACP dehydratase FabZ has product MLYINEIKKIIPHRYPFLLIDKILDYKEGEFAIGEKAVTANEEFFNGHFPNYPVMPGVLILESMAQTGAVAILSKEENKGKIALFAGADKVRFKREVKPGDILRLECELTEQRGVFGMGKAKAIVNDKVVCTAELKFVIN; this is encoded by the coding sequence ATGCTTTATATAAATGAAATAAAAAAAATAATACCTCACAGATATCCATTTTTGCTAATAGATAAGATATTGGATTACAAAGAGGGAGAATTTGCAATAGGAGAAAAAGCGGTTACAGCTAATGAAGAATTTTTTAACGGACATTTTCCCAATTATCCTGTAATGCCCGGAGTTTTGATATTAGAATCTATGGCTCAAACAGGAGCTGTAGCTATATTATCAAAAGAAGAAAACAAGGGAAAAATTGCATTGTTTGCAGGGGCGGACAAAGTCAGATTTAAAAGAGAGGTTAAGCCTGGAGATATATTAAGGTTGGAATGTGAGCTTACCGAGCAACGAGGAGTATTCGGTATGGGAAAGGCAAAGGCCATAGTAAATGACAAAGTTGTTTGTACAGCTGAGCTTAAATTTGTAATAAATTAA
- a CDS encoding MarR family winged helix-turn-helix transcriptional regulator: MQTVEELFNEIYDKFKINFYKIIFKKFEKRNPSLSLMEVFCVDIIYALNRPTISQLTEFMGASQPNTAYRITSLVKKGYVRKIQSDDDKREYYLELTDKYYKYNDIKKRYVDLVINRLKEKLTDEEMNTFQGILKQITSELMPEVTYIRQEKNQKDDNTSMIA, encoded by the coding sequence ATGCAAACGGTAGAAGAACTATTTAATGAAATTTATGACAAATTCAAGATAAATTTTTATAAAATAATATTCAAAAAATTTGAAAAAAGAAATCCAAGTTTAAGTTTGATGGAAGTTTTTTGCGTGGATATTATTTATGCATTAAATAGACCTACTATATCTCAACTTACAGAATTTATGGGAGCGTCACAGCCTAATACGGCTTATAGAATAACGTCACTTGTAAAAAAAGGCTATGTAAGAAAAATACAATCTGATGATGATAAAAGGGAATATTATCTTGAACTTACTGATAAATATTATAAATATAATGATATAAAGAAAAGATATGTAGACTTGGTAATAAATAGGCTTAAAGAAAAATTGACAGATGAAGAAATGAATACATTTCAAGGAATTTTGAAACAGATTACCAGCGAGCTTATGCCGGAAGTAACATATATTAGACAAGAAAAAAATCAAAAAGACGATAATACAAGTATGATAGCATAA
- a CDS encoding L-lactate dehydrogenase, whose protein sequence is MKSKNKISVIGAGFVGSAITFALIQSGIASNIVMVDLNKDKAEGEIMDLAHGAAFVKSVDLSAGDYKDTADSDIVIITAGAGQKPGETRLDLIKKNVAIFKSMIPQITRYSPNAILLVVSNPVDILTYVTYKLSGFPAKRVIGSGTVLDSSRLKYEISKEFDLDARAVHAYIIGEHGDSEFPVWSSAFIGAISFHDYCETNGLDEEKLKEKLSKNVRDAAYLIIEKKGYTNYAIGLAVNRIVEAILRDEKSILTVSTYNSIDDVYYSAPNIVGQNGQVIKICPKLTDLETEQLENSKKVLKEVLDQIDLR, encoded by the coding sequence ATGAAAAGTAAAAATAAAATTTCTGTTATAGGTGCCGGATTTGTAGGTTCTGCAATAACTTTTGCTCTGATACAATCAGGTATTGCTTCAAATATTGTAATGGTAGATTTAAATAAGGATAAGGCTGAGGGCGAAATAATGGATTTGGCACACGGTGCCGCTTTTGTAAAGTCGGTAGATTTAAGTGCAGGAGATTATAAAGATACGGCTGACAGCGATATAGTAATAATAACTGCCGGCGCCGGACAAAAACCCGGAGAAACAAGATTGGACTTAATCAAAAAAAATGTAGCAATTTTCAAATCTATGATACCTCAAATAACAAGATATTCTCCAAATGCAATACTTCTTGTAGTATCAAATCCTGTTGATATATTGACATATGTAACTTATAAATTATCAGGCTTTCCTGCAAAAAGGGTAATAGGAAGCGGTACTGTACTTGATTCATCAAGATTGAAATATGAAATTTCAAAAGAGTTTGATCTTGATGCAAGAGCAGTTCATGCATATATAATAGGTGAACATGGAGACAGCGAGTTTCCTGTGTGGTCATCAGCATTTATAGGAGCAATATCATTTCATGATTATTGCGAAACTAATGGGCTTGATGAAGAAAAATTAAAAGAAAAATTATCTAAAAATGTAAGAGATGCAGCATATCTGATAATTGAGAAAAAAGGCTATACTAACTATGCAATAGGACTTGCAGTAAACAGAATAGTTGAGGCTATATTAAGAGACGAAAAATCTATACTTACAGTATCTACTTACAACTCAATAGATGATGTATATTATTCAGCACCTAATATTGTCGGACAAAACGGTCAAGTCATAAAAATATGCCCTAAATTGACTGATTTGGAAACAGAACAATTGGAAAACTCTAAAAAAGTGCTTAAAGAAGTGCTTGATCAAATAGATCTCAGATAA
- a CDS encoding DMT family transporter, protein MVNKDNTTGKAIFFIILSSFWFSVMQVCVKFSGKNIPLMEQIFFRNLITFFITFFVIFKRKESFFGKRENRKYLFLRAFFGYTGVCCFFYATNHMTLSDASILQKSSPIYITIFSAILARKALDRNKTLCVIIAFIGAMFVVRPKFDSQTFPSLIAMLSAILTAISHMALSYANKFEKPYTIVFFFSLFSTICSFPFVVMNFVMPNIYEILLLIGIGVFAGLGQTCLTMGYRYSPASKVSIYTYTSVIFAAILSIIFFNQNIGLYSFIGIVLVFTSSYYDYRLVQKHE, encoded by the coding sequence ATGGTTAATAAAGATAATACTACCGGAAAAGCTATATTTTTTATAATACTTTCTTCTTTTTGGTTTTCTGTTATGCAAGTTTGCGTAAAGTTTTCCGGTAAGAATATACCACTTATGGAGCAAATTTTTTTTAGAAATTTAATTACATTTTTTATAACATTTTTTGTAATTTTTAAGAGAAAAGAGTCTTTTTTTGGAAAAAGAGAAAATAGAAAATATCTTTTTTTAAGGGCATTTTTCGGATATACAGGAGTATGTTGCTTTTTTTATGCAACTAATCATATGACATTATCAGATGCGTCAATATTACAGAAAAGCTCGCCTATATACATAACAATATTTTCTGCTATATTAGCAAGAAAAGCGCTTGATAGAAACAAGACCTTGTGTGTTATAATTGCTTTTATAGGAGCTATGTTTGTAGTAAGACCCAAGTTTGATTCACAGACTTTCCCATCTTTAATAGCTATGCTTTCTGCAATACTTACAGCTATATCACATATGGCACTTTCATATGCAAATAAATTTGAAAAGCCTTATACAATAGTATTTTTCTTTTCTTTATTTTCAACTATATGTTCGTTTCCGTTCGTAGTTATGAATTTTGTAATGCCTAACATTTATGAAATATTGTTATTGATAGGGATAGGTGTGTTTGCAGGATTAGGACAGACTTGTCTAACTATGGGATATAGATATTCACCTGCAAGCAAAGTAAGTATATATACATATACAAGCGTGATATTTGCGGCGATATTAAGCATAATATTTTTTAATCAAAATATTGGATTGTACAGTTTTATAGGCATAGTATTGGTATTTACCTCCTCATATTATGATTATAGATTGGTGCAAAAACACGAATAA
- the bioB gene encoding biotin synthase BioB, with the protein MNWVIELKNEVLNGKLIDKDEALSLVDAPLEILCDCADEIRENICSNNFDLCSIVNGKSGKCSENCKFCAQSSFYHTDVAYYPLLAEDEIISLAKNNLESGIFRYSIVTSGKKLNKKELEYMCNVIKKILADFDTKICASFGLLDEYEFRYIKDAGIVRIHNNLETSRNNFANICTTHTYDDKINSIKAAKRAGLEVCSGGIMGLGETYEDRIDMALDLRELGIKSVPINMLNAISGTPFENNKKLTTDDMRRIVAIYRFILPDASIRLAGGRGLLEDKGKSCFKSGANSAISGNLLTTSGITITDDIEMIKDLGYVPGIIDYK; encoded by the coding sequence TTGAATTGGGTTATAGAGTTAAAAAATGAAGTATTGAACGGAAAACTTATAGATAAAGATGAAGCATTGTCGCTTGTGGACGCACCGCTTGAAATTTTATGTGATTGTGCAGATGAAATAAGAGAAAATATATGTAGTAACAATTTTGACTTATGTTCTATAGTAAACGGAAAGAGCGGAAAATGTTCGGAAAATTGTAAGTTTTGTGCACAATCATCATTTTATCATACAGATGTAGCTTATTATCCGCTTCTTGCAGAAGACGAAATAATATCACTTGCAAAAAATAATCTTGAAAGTGGAATTTTCAGATATTCAATAGTTACATCAGGTAAAAAATTGAATAAAAAAGAATTGGAATATATGTGCAATGTAATAAAAAAAATATTGGCAGATTTTGATACGAAAATATGTGCATCTTTCGGATTGCTCGATGAATATGAATTTAGATATATAAAGGATGCCGGAATTGTAAGGATACATAACAATCTCGAAACTTCACGAAATAATTTTGCAAATATATGCACTACACATACATATGATGATAAAATAAATTCAATAAAAGCTGCGAAAAGAGCAGGATTGGAAGTATGTAGCGGTGGAATAATGGGATTAGGAGAAACATATGAGGATAGGATAGATATGGCGTTGGATTTAAGAGAATTAGGAATAAAATCCGTACCTATAAATATGTTAAACGCAATATCAGGAACGCCTTTTGAAAATAATAAAAAGTTGACAACTGATGATATGAGAAGGATAGTGGCTATATATAGATTTATATTGCCTGATGCGTCAATAAGATTAGCCGGTGGAAGAGGACTTTTGGAAGACAAAGGAAAATCTTGCTTCAAGTCAGGAGCAAACTCCGCTATATCAGGAAATTTGCTTACAACTTCAGGAATTACAATAACAGATGATATAGAAATGATAAAAGATTTAGGGTATGTACCTGGAATTATAGATTATAAATAA
- a CDS encoding ABC transporter permease subunit, with protein sequence MSSKSLFNTTLIKKDLKILSPILYINIIYLIFSYPFRYTQAIIQLKNTAFNFYSFENLKSSEIFIVGSFFSALIAFLCAIVLFANEKNKKTIEILSVAPFSRKQIYINKIITGLLVSIVPMIIIYMITYFIISTEPLLSSVLELQYFRFYMYVCVLISLVVFSYFIMVSMLFGSVISTFICGSIFAFLPLGFFLLLDGLVNIPEKLIDFSAKFTPMMAQAFSIIYRNTNIWFLLVYSIIFLLAGYFLFEMYKMEKNSEFLTFKWTEPVFKIGVFLCSAVLGANIMKVMLYDISRFETMNEILGFIVGGVLGYFIPKAIISRNKVA encoded by the coding sequence ATGTCAAGCAAGTCACTATTTAACACTACACTGATAAAAAAAGATTTAAAAATACTATCTCCGATACTTTACATTAACATTATATACCTTATATTTTCATATCCTTTCAGATATACGCAGGCAATAATACAATTAAAAAACACAGCTTTTAATTTTTACAGTTTTGAAAATCTCAAAAGCTCTGAAATTTTTATAGTCGGCAGTTTTTTTTCAGCACTTATTGCATTTTTGTGTGCTATAGTACTTTTTGCAAATGAAAAGAATAAAAAGACTATAGAAATATTAAGTGTAGCACCATTTTCAAGAAAACAAATATATATAAACAAAATAATAACAGGACTACTTGTAAGCATAGTTCCTATGATAATAATATATATGATAACATACTTTATAATATCCACTGAGCCTTTGTTGTCATCAGTATTAGAGTTACAATATTTCAGATTTTATATGTATGTTTGTGTACTTATATCACTTGTAGTATTTTCGTATTTTATAATGGTGTCAATGCTTTTCGGCTCTGTTATATCCACATTTATATGCGGAAGTATATTTGCATTTTTGCCGTTAGGATTTTTCCTATTATTAGACGGACTTGTAAATATCCCTGAAAAGTTGATAGATTTCAGTGCAAAATTTACACCTATGATGGCACAGGCGTTTTCTATAATATATAGAAACACAAATATATGGTTTTTACTTGTATATTCGATAATATTCTTGTTGGCGGGATATTTTCTGTTTGAAATGTATAAAATGGAAAAAAACTCCGAATTTTTGACATTCAAATGGACAGAACCGGTATTTAAAATCGGTGTATTCTTATGCTCTGCAGTATTAGGTGCAAATATTATGAAAGTTATGCTTTACGATATATCAAGATTTGAAACTATGAACGAAATATTAGGATTTATAGTAGGCGGTGTATTAGGATATTTTATACCGAAAGCAATAATTTCAAGAAATAAAGTAGCATAG
- a CDS encoding ABC transporter ATP-binding protein, translating into MIIGENISKSYDVLPVIKDINIQLKENSIYGLIGANGAGKTTLIKTLCGIYIPDFGSVKLFDKDVYSCNEIRENIAYVPDSIMFYNNFTVKDMKNFYKNIYRNWNEKRYQTLREVFTFSDKKRIKHLSKGMKTQLSILISLSCMPKVILMDEPTSGLDPFIRKEVLNLIVQDVSSRGTSVLISTHNISELEQICDRVGFMNKGELKIQEEMEDLKYKFKKLQIAFSEEMSEEFKKEFNPTITNKYGKVYEIVVDMDFEIFKESAQRYNPILLEKLDMTLEEIFLFKMGGDNNVKQVTI; encoded by the coding sequence ATGATAATAGGTGAAAACATATCAAAAAGCTATGATGTACTCCCTGTTATAAAAGATATAAATATCCAGCTTAAAGAAAATTCCATATATGGACTCATAGGTGCTAACGGCGCAGGAAAGACAACACTCATCAAGACACTTTGCGGAATATACATACCAGACTTCGGAAGTGTAAAGTTATTTGACAAAGATGTATACTCTTGCAATGAAATAAGAGAAAATATCGCATATGTACCTGACAGCATTATGTTTTACAACAATTTCACAGTAAAAGATATGAAAAATTTTTATAAAAATATATACCGTAATTGGAACGAAAAAAGATACCAAACTCTAAGAGAAGTATTTACATTTTCAGATAAAAAAAGAATAAAACACCTTTCAAAAGGAATGAAAACTCAATTATCTATATTAATATCACTTAGCTGTATGCCGAAAGTCATACTTATGGACGAACCTACTTCAGGTCTTGATCCTTTTATAAGAAAAGAAGTGCTTAATCTCATAGTACAAGATGTATCCTCAAGAGGCACAAGCGTCCTAATATCAACTCACAACATATCAGAATTGGAACAGATATGCGACAGAGTAGGATTTATGAACAAAGGCGAATTAAAAATACAAGAAGAAATGGAAGATTTAAAATATAAATTCAAAAAATTACAGATAGCTTTTTCCGAAGAAATGAGTGAAGAATTTAAAAAAGAATTTAACCCTACAATTACAAATAAATACGGAAAAGTATATGAAATTGTAGTAGATATGGATTTTGAAATATTTAAGGAGAGCGCTCAAAGATATAATCCTATTTTGCTTGAAAAATTGGATATGACATTAGAAGAAATATTTTTATTCAAAATGGGAGGCGATAATAATGTCAAGCAAGTCACTATTTAA
- a CDS encoding GntR family transcriptional regulator — MIQVDVRSRVPIYEQIINSIKQMSISGVLLPDEKLPSVRELAKDMTINPNTIQKAYQELERQGIIYIKRGQGTFINPDIKAKNKEEKMTNLKETINTIVVESIYLGISKEELIEIIKSIYEKNQV; from the coding sequence TTGATACAAGTAGATGTAAGAAGCAGAGTCCCTATATATGAGCAAATCATCAACAGTATAAAACAGATGAGCATAAGCGGAGTATTGCTTCCGGATGAAAAACTGCCTTCAGTAAGAGAGCTTGCAAAAGATATGACCATTAATCCCAATACCATCCAAAAAGCATATCAGGAGCTTGAAAGACAAGGAATAATATATATAAAAAGAGGTCAAGGAACATTTATAAATCCTGATATAAAAGCAAAGAACAAGGAGGAAAAAATGACAAACCTAAAAGAGACTATAAATACTATAGTTGTAGAAAGCATATATTTGGGCATATCAAAAGAAGAACTGATCGAAATAATCAAAAGCATATACGAAAAAAATCAAGTCTAA
- the rd gene encoding rubredoxin, whose translation MQKYVCDVCGYVYDPAVGDEENGIAPGTSFGDLPDDWVCPVCGVDKDSFSQE comes from the coding sequence ATGCAAAAATATGTATGTGATGTATGTGGATATGTTTATGATCCTGCTGTTGGAGATGAAGAAAACGGAATAGCACCAGGAACAAGCTTTGGGGATTTGCCGGATGATTGGGTTTGTCCAGTATGTGGAGTTGATAAAGACAGTTTTTCACAAGAATAA
- a CDS encoding copper amine oxidase N-terminal domain-containing protein, with protein sequence MKFLNKIIFSFLLLLLFNISFSDAEGIYINNNKIQNSTPVLIQNDKAFIAAGDLSVAIGGSISWNKDSKTATIKTDTLKIEFTNGSNIVKLNDNKVSIELKPVLKNGKLMIPATVLRDFLNFKISWNYKTKNFLINSDEKSIVDTIKFSQKNDTAKLEKTIGSDSEKFSFTYALTDDVKNEKYLVDGKYFIFKAGEKGNVTKGLNGYFYMNVYTFDVYYYPLDSTNDGNGIKKYSNGKEVSDFNKNGRNTIHSLIATTHMINDIKESDNSLANFTYTRKDNINKEYLKHIPKATYYYYQASKKENNALKPQFEIAQNASTLDVYIFLKKENGVNIVQLPDKLIKTINVNKKD encoded by the coding sequence ATGAAATTTTTAAACAAAATTATTTTTTCCTTTTTGTTATTATTACTTTTTAACATATCTTTCAGTGATGCTGAAGGTATATATATAAATAATAACAAAATTCAAAACTCGACTCCTGTATTGATACAAAATGATAAAGCTTTTATAGCAGCAGGTGACTTATCAGTTGCAATAGGTGGAAGCATATCTTGGAACAAGGATTCAAAAACTGCAACTATAAAAACAGATACTTTAAAAATAGAGTTTACGAATGGGAGCAATATTGTTAAATTAAACGACAACAAAGTTTCTATAGAATTAAAACCGGTATTAAAAAATGGAAAACTTATGATTCCTGCAACTGTTTTAAGAGATTTTTTAAATTTTAAAATATCTTGGAATTATAAAACTAAGAATTTTTTAATAAATTCAGATGAAAAATCCATTGTCGATACTATAAAATTTTCTCAAAAAAATGATACTGCAAAACTTGAAAAAACAATAGGGTCTGATTCAGAAAAATTCAGCTTTACCTATGCTCTAACCGACGATGTAAAAAACGAAAAATATTTAGTTGACGGAAAATATTTCATATTTAAAGCAGGAGAGAAGGGTAATGTTACAAAAGGACTTAACGGTTATTTTTATATGAATGTATATACTTTTGATGTATATTATTATCCTCTTGATTCTACAAATGACGGAAATGGTATAAAAAAGTACAGCAATGGAAAAGAAGTTTCAGATTTCAACAAAAATGGAAGAAATACTATACACTCTTTGATTGCAACTACTCATATGATAAATGACATAAAAGAATCTGACAACTCTTTGGCTAATTTTACCTATACAAGAAAAGATAATATAAATAAAGAGTATTTAAAACATATACCTAAAGCAACTTATTACTATTACCAAGCGAGTAAAAAAGAAAATAATGCACTTAAACCTCAGTTTGAGATAGCTCAAAATGCAAGCACACTGGATGTTTATATATTTTTGAAAAAGGAAAACGGAGTAAATATAGTGCAATTACCTGATAAGCTTATAAAAACAATAAACGTTAATAAAAAAGATTAA